A stretch of Arthrobacter sp. NEB 688 DNA encodes these proteins:
- a CDS encoding glutathione S-transferase C-terminal domain-containing protein, translated as MAQGTYVEEDFQRDTNYIEDRITTDGSGEHAWPVEAGRYRLVVARACPWANRAIIVRRLLGLEDAISMGICGPTHDADSWTFDLDPGEVDPVLGIPRIKDAYEKRFPGYPRGITVPAIVDVPSGQVVTNGFAQMTLDLSTQWREHHRDGAPDLYPEALREEMDAVMKRVYTEVNNGVYRCGFAGTQAAYDAAYERLFTALDWLEERLATRRYLMGESITEADVRLFTTLARFDPVYHGHFKCNRTKLSEMPVLWAYARDLFQTPGFGDTTDFVHVKSHYYEVHRDINPTGVVPQGPDLAGWATPHGREALGGRPFGDGTPPGPPPVGERVPTAHNPHVGDDGLVHVG; from the coding sequence GTGGCCCAGGGCACGTACGTCGAGGAAGACTTCCAGCGCGACACCAACTACATCGAGGACCGCATCACGACGGACGGGTCCGGCGAGCACGCGTGGCCGGTCGAGGCCGGGCGCTACCGGCTCGTCGTCGCGCGGGCCTGCCCCTGGGCCAACCGGGCGATCATCGTCCGGCGCCTGCTCGGGCTCGAGGACGCGATCTCGATGGGCATCTGCGGCCCGACCCACGACGCCGACTCGTGGACCTTCGACCTCGACCCCGGCGAGGTCGACCCGGTCCTGGGCATCCCGCGCATCAAGGACGCCTACGAGAAGCGCTTCCCCGGCTACCCCCGCGGCATCACCGTGCCGGCGATCGTCGACGTGCCGAGCGGTCAGGTCGTGACCAACGGCTTCGCGCAGATGACCCTCGACCTCTCGACGCAGTGGCGCGAGCACCACCGCGACGGTGCGCCCGACCTCTACCCCGAGGCGCTGCGCGAGGAGATGGACGCGGTGATGAAGCGGGTCTACACCGAGGTCAACAACGGCGTGTACCGCTGCGGCTTCGCCGGGACCCAGGCCGCCTACGACGCCGCCTACGAGCGCCTCTTCACGGCGCTGGACTGGCTCGAGGAGCGCCTCGCGACGCGGCGCTACCTCATGGGCGAGAGCATCACCGAGGCCGACGTCCGGCTCTTCACGACCCTCGCCCGTTTCGACCCGGTCTACCACGGGCACTTCAAGTGCAACCGCACGAAGCTGAGCGAGATGCCGGTCCTCTGGGCCTACGCGCGCGACCTGTTCCAGACCCCGGGCTTCGGCGACACGACCGACTTCGTGCACGTCAAGAGCCACTACTACGAGGTCCACCGCGACATCAACCCGACCGGCGTCGTGCCGCAGGGCCCGGACCTCGCCGGCTGGGCGACGCCGCACGGGCGCGAGGCCCTCGGCGGTCGTCCGTTCGGTGACGGCA